A window of Stutzerimonas stutzeri genomic DNA:
GCTCAGTTGGAGGCTGAGCGTGAGCAGATGGTCCAGGGGCTGGCGCAGGCACTGCGCACACAACGGCTGGCGGCCGATGAGTTACCCCTGGCACGCCAACAACTGGAGGCGTCTGCGCTGGCGCTACACGAGCAGCGTCTGCGCCGTGAAGGTGAGATCGACCAGGCGTTGCTCGGCGCGATAACCGCAGAACTCGAGCATGGCTATTCCGGTTTGCGGCTGATCGCTGCCTGGCACAGCCTATGGCTGCGCGAGGCGGCACTGCGCTTGTTCGTCGAGGAAACTGCCGCGGCGTCCGCCTTGCTGGGGCCATCGCAGGCAGACTGGCCGGGGCTTGGCGAGGCCGCGAGCCGGTCGTCTGCAGTGCAGGAGGGTGGCTGGCGACAGGGCGTGTATGTCTGGGACAGCCGACGCCTGCTCGACCCGCAAACCCGCGCCGAAGCACTGCAGGCCTTGCACGCGGCAGGCATGCGACGGGTTCATCTAGGGCTTAGTGCGGCCCAGGTAGCTGAGCCGATGCGACTGCGCGGCCAGCTTTCCGACACCCTGCGAGATGCGCGGGCGCGCGGGCTGGAGGTAACGCTTCTGCTCGGCGAACCGCAATGGCTTCTGCCAGGCCCGCGCCAGGATCTCATTGAACTGCTGAAAACGCTGGCGTCACTGCCCTTCGATGCGCTGCATCTGGATCTGGAGGTCGAGCAGCTCGGCTGGCCAGTGCCACCGGCCCGTCTGCGCGACTGGATGGACACGCTCGAAGCGGTGATGCAGGTCAGCCCATGGCCGCTGGAATTGTCTAGCCACCACCGCTGGTTTGCCCAGCCTGCTGCCGGTGAGTACTGCGTCCCCTGTCGTCTGCAGCAGCGAGGCGTTAGCCAAGTCAGTCTCATGATCTACACCCGTAACCCGGACCGCAGCGCTCAACTGGCGGAGGGCATTGCCCGGCGCTGGCCCGGGCTCAGGTTTCGTCTGGCACAAAGCGTGGAGCCGCAGCTCTCTGCACAAGAGAGCTGGAAGGATGCTTCCCGACTTCAGCTGGAAAAACAGGTCGCGAGCTGGCGACACCGCCTGCAGGCGGTGTCTGTGAGCGGCATCGACTGGCAGGACTGGTCCTACTTCCCTCATTGAGCTGAACCGCATGAAGATCAAATTTTCCAGCGCCAAGGAGCAGCAGCCGGCCCAGGAGCAAGGGCTTCACGTGCTCTATGCACCAGGCAAACGCATGGCCTTTCGGTTGCGCTGGTACCTCATCCTCTTGGCCGTCGTCAGCCCGTTGCTTTGGCTGGTGGTGCGCTGGGCGTTTGCGCTCTGGTTGATCGAAGCTCCGGCACAGCTGCATCTGCCTAGCGGGGAGCTCCGCGCGCGTGACGGCGCCCAGGTCAGCCAGCTACTGGTTCAGCCGGGACAACGCGTGAAGGCGGGGGAGGTGCTGGTTCGACTGGACAACCCGGAGTGGCGTGCGCGTCGCTTTCTGCTGGCCGCAGCCGTTGACGCGCCAGATATGATCGAGCGTGAAGCGCTGGAGCGCGAGCGAGCCCTGCTCGAAGTCCTGTTATCGCGTGCGCAGGCGCGCGTCGATCAGATGCAGCGCTTGTTCGACAACGGTGCTGCCACCCGTGGCGAATTGTTGTCGGCCGCCGATCAGCGCGACGCGCGCTTACGCGACATCTACCAATTGGCGCAGCGTACTCGGCCGGCCGTGAGCGTTGATCAACGCCAGCGCGAGCTGGAACTTGCCTGGCTGGACAATCGCTTGCAGGCGCTTGAGCTGCGCGCCGAGGAAGACGGCAAGGTCGGCGAGATTCTGGTGGCGCCAGGCGAGAATGTCGGCCCAGGTACGCCCTTGCTGCGTTTGGAGCGCGACGGTGAGGCGCAGGTGTGGGTCTATCTCCACCCACGGCATGCCGCTGATGCTGTGGTCGGCAAGTCCCTGACGCTGGTCTTCCCGGATGGCAGCAAACGCCCGGCGCAGGTGATGCAAACGGTAGATGACGCGGCATCGGTGCCCCTCGAGCTACGCCCGCCGTTCAGCGCACCGACGCGCAGCTTGAGAGTGATCGCACGCGTAGATGACCTGCCGGAGCGCTGGCGTATCGATCGGCTCGGCCTGAAGGCCCGCTTCCCTCATGACTGGCTGCCATTCGCTGACTGAATTGCGTCAGGCTTGCAGCAGCCACTGCGGAATTCGCCGCTCCAGGTAGTAGCGCGGCCGACGTGGCGAGCCTTCGACAAAGCCAACGTGGCCACCTCGGGCGTGTAGCTCGAGAGTCGTGGTCGCCGACAGCTCGGTCGATTCCGGCACGCTGTGGCGGAACACGAAGGGGTCGTCAGCGGCCTGGATCAGCAGCGTCGGTGTCGTGATCGCTGGCAGGTAGTAGCGGCTGGAGGCGCGTCGGTAGTAGTCCTGGGCGTCGCTGTAGCCATGCAGTGGCGCAGTGAAACGGCCGTCGAAATCCCAGAAGGTGCGCATGCCGTGCAGCGGCCCAAGGCTCTGCAGCGCACCGAGATGGTCCAGCAGACCCTCGCGCTGGAAGCGCTGCTGTTTGTCCTTCACATAGGCGACCATCGCCTTCATGAAGTGCGCCTGATAAATACGCGAGAAGCCAAGGCCGATACGGTCGGCGCACTGGTCCAGGCGGAACGGCACGGACACTGCCACCGCCTTGCGCAACGGACAGCTGGCGGCGGTTTCACCCAGGTACTTGAGCAGCACATTGCCGCCCAGCGAATAACCCACCGCATACAGGGGCGCCATTGGCCGGCAGGCTTGCAGATGCGCAATCACCTCGGCGAGGTCATCGCTGGCGCCGGAATGATAGGCGCGCGGCAGCAGGTTCGGTTCGCCCGAGCAGCCGCGCCAGTTGATGGCGACGCTGGCGCAGCCGCGGGCGGCCAACTGTTGCTGCAGGCCGATCACGTAGAGCGAGTTCGACGAGCCGGTCAGCCCGTGCAGTACGAGAACCAGAGGCGCGCTTGCTACATGCGGGCCATGCCAGTCCAGATCGATGAAGTCGCCATCGCTCAGCCACAGCCGTTCACGCATACGCTCAAGATGCGGCGCTCGGCGAAAGAACGGATTCCACAGCGTCTGCAGATGCGGCCCAGGCAGCCACCAGGCGGGTTGGAAGGTTTCGGACACGGTCGCGCGGATTTCCTCTGGTTTGAGCTGAACGTAGAGCGTCGGCATCAGGAAGAAAAGCAGGATGCAGATGCTGAATGAGAGTGGCCATCCGCCGGCGTATGCCTTTGGAGATATGGTCAGCGCGGCGCGAGCAGTGGAAAGTGGCTATCGATAGACTCATCCGGAATCCAGTCCATGACCCTTACCCCCTTTGATCAACTGCTGGCCGCTGCGCGCCAAGAGCGCGAACCCCAGCGACTGCTGTTCGTCTTCGTCAGCGCCGAACTGCCGGACGATGCCACCGAGGCCGAGCGCCAGCGCTTCGAGGAAAACGCCGGCGGCTCGCTGAAACCGGTACTCTGCGTCGACAAGCTACCCGAGGAACTGAGCGATTTCGCCGCGCTGCGCGATGAATCCGCGCGCACCGGGGTGGCTTGGGACTTGCTGTTTGCCGCCGCGCTGCCGGGGCAGGGCGGTATCACGCCGAACGCAGATGACGCCGAGCAGCCGCTGAAGATGATGGTCAGCGCCATCGAGACCGGCAATATCGGCCGCTTTCTGGCCTTCGATTGCAACGGCCAGACCGTCGACTTCTACTGAAACCTTCGGCCTCAGCTCGCCGCAGCGTCGGGCGGCGTGCTGCGCTCCCACAGCGCGTAGTGCACCTTGCCGGCCTTCTTTTCCCGGTGCAGCCGCCAGTTGCCGGGCAGGCCGAGGCTGGATGGCAGCGCTTCGCTTTCGGTGTAGATCCAGGCGTGCTCGGCCAGCCAGCCTCTCGTTTCCAGTAGCTCGCAGGCCGGTTGCAGCAGGTTCTTGCTGAACGGCGGGTCGAGGAATACCAGGTCGAAGGGCGTCGGCGACTGCGTATCCAGGTAGCGCAGGGCGTCGCTTTGCAGCAGCTGGCCGTGGCCGCAGTTGAGCGTATCCAGATGCTTGCGCAAGCTGGCGATGGCATTGGCATTGACGTCCAGCGCCAGGGCCATGCTGGCGCCGCGTGACAGGGCTTCGAGATAGATCGCGCCACTGCCGGTAAACGGGTCGAGCACTCGCGCGCCGGACAGGTACGGCGCGATCCAGTTGAACAGGGTTTCGCGAACCCGGTCCGGCGTCGGCCGCAGGCCCTCGGCGTCAGGGAAGCTGAAGCGGCGCGAGCGCCATTCGCCGCCGATGATTCGCAACTGGCCCTGGCCGCCGTGGGCGTTGGGGCGAATGGGTGGATTGGCCATCAATGCTCCGGAACGCCGCTGGGCTGTTCGACTGGTTTTTCGGTGGGCGGCGGCAGTGGTTGCTGCTCGACGCTGGGGCCGGCGGTGACGATGACGAAGGCGTCTTCCTGCAGGTGTTTGTTCATCGCTGTCTTGACCTGCTCAACCGTCAGCGACTGCACCTCAGTCATGAAATCTTCCAGGTAGGTCAACGGTAAGCCGTAGAAGCCGATGCTGCCTAGCTGGCCGACGATGGCTGCGTTGCTTGCCGTGGACAGCGGGAAGCTGCCGGCAATCTCGCGCTTGCTGCGCTGCAGTTCGGCTTCGCTGGGGCCTTCGGCGAGGTAGTCGCGTACCAGCTGCTGCACCAGCTCAAGCGCGCCGTCGGTGAGCTCGGCACGGGTCTGCATGCTGATCATGAACGGCCCTTCGGCGCGCATCGGGCTGAAGCCGGAATAGATGCCGTAGGTCAGGCCGCGTTTCTCGCGCACTTCCTCCATCAGCCGCGTACCGAAGCCGCCGCCGCCGAGTATCTGGTTGCCCAGGTAGAGCGCTGCGTAGTCCGGGTGACCGCGCGGAATGCCGAGCTGGGCCAGCATCAGGTGGCTCTGGTTGGACGGGAAGTCGATATGGTGCTTGCCGGCCGCCGGTGCCTTGGGTGTCGGCGTTGCAGGCAGCGCCGTGCCTTGCGGCAGTGCTGCGGAAACTTCGCCAGCCAGTGCCTCGGCTTCTTCGCGGGAAAGGTCGCCGACCAGCGCGATTACCGTGTTGCCTGCCGCGTACCCGCGGGCATGGAATTCACGCAGCTGCTCGACACTGATCGCTGCTACCGATTCGGCCGTACCCTCGCTAGGGTGAGCGTAAGGGTGGTCGCCGTAGAGCTGAGCGAACAGCTCAAGGCTGGCCAACTTGCCGGGGTTCTGTTTCTGGAACTCGAAACCGGCCAGCAGCTGGTTCTTGATGCGTTGCAGCGAATCGGCCGGGAAGGTCGGTTGCCCGATGACCTGATTGAACAGCGCCAATGCCGGCTCACGCTTGTCCTGGTCGCTCAGGCTGCGCAGGCTGACAACCGCCATGTCGCGGTAGGAACCGTTGCCGAAATCCGCGCCGAGGCCTTCGAAACCGCGGGCGATGGCGCTGACGTCCTTGCCCTCGACGCCCTCGTTGAGCATGGCGTTGGTCAGCAAAGCCAGACCGGGTACATCGCCGTCCTGGCTGCTACCGGCGGAGAAGGTCAGGCGCAGATCGAACATTGGCAGCTCACGGGCTTCGACGAACAGCACCTTGGCGCCTTCGGCGGTCTGCCAGCTCTGGATGTCCAGCTTGCGCCGAGCGAGCGGTTGGTCGCCCAGCTCGCTCAGCGACTCCAGGCGCGGCTTTTCAGGCGCTGCGGTTGCTACGGTCGGCACGGCGGGCTGGGTAGCCTCGCGGGCTACGTCCTGCTTCACCGGTTCGCCGGGTTGCGGCAGGGCCTTGGAGCCCTCATCGCAGCCCGTCAGGCCGAGGCCGGCCACCAGCAACACGCCCAGTAGGCCGTTGCGCAGAGCTCTGAAATCAATCATCACGGGCTTCCTCGGGCAAAACATGGGCGACGCTCAGGCGGGAGCGGGTGAAGTAATTACGCGCAGCTTGCTGGATGTCCTCGGGCGTCACGGCTTCCAAGGCGCTCAGCTCTTCGTCCATCAGGCGCCAGGACAGCCCAACGGTTTCCAGCTTGCCGATGGTGGTGGCCTGCTGGGTGATGGAATCGCGTTCGTAGACCAGGCCGGCGATGACCTGCGCACGCACGCGCTCGAGTTCCTCGGCAGAGGGTGGTGCCTGCTTGAGCGCATCCAGTTGCTGCCACAGACCGGCTTCGACTTCCTCGAGCGTCCGACCCTTCTGCATGTTCGGTGCGGCGCTGAGGACGAACAGGCTGTCGCCGCGGGCATAGGCGTCGTACCAGGCTGAGGCGCTGGTCACCAGCTCTTCGCCTCGCTCCAGCCGCTCCGGCAGGCGCGCGCTGTAGCCGCCATCGAGCAGGGCGGAGATCAAACGCAGCGCGTGGACTTGGCGTGCGTTCTCCTCAGTCGCCAGGCTTGGCGTGTTGAATGCCATCAACAGTGTGGGCAGCTGAGTCTTCACGTGCAGCTTGAGGCGGCGCTCGCCGGGTTCGGCGAGTTCCAGCGGCCGCTTGGCGCTCGGCACTTCGCGTTTTTCGATGTCACCGAAGAAGCGCTCGGCAAGGCCGCGCACTTCGTCCGCCGAGACGTCACCGACCACCACCAGGGTGGCGTTGTTCGGGGCGTACCACTGCTCGTACCAGGCGCGCAATTCAC
This region includes:
- a CDS encoding TolC family protein, with the translated sequence MLRPCACLLLLCLAVVARADVLPLSTLLDDAAASSSVRAVDAELVALKAQQQQREAEAGWQWFASAGAGHYRELVTDDLRDDYYGRNLALGLRHPLLGSLHRQLDAVRNVESERLQQQARRELYRLEQRLALRSAYADWWRAQQEQQWCRSLAGSAEQARLRLAERVRGGWLLASEARLLDARWQGLQQRCAGNQLVLDETRFSLQALSGRPIELQQQARAEALALSAQPVGTWLQALEAHPRLQQRREQVRRAEQNRKSPWYAGVDSSFSVAQSYEDRSGSSKPGDGLVASINLSTPFDPLGYGRARGDEGEARKQSALAQLEAEREQMVQGLAQALRTQRLAADELPLARQQLEASALALHEQRLRREGEIDQALLGAITAELEHGYSGLRLIAAWHSLWLREAALRLFVEETAAASALLGPSQADWPGLGEAASRSSAVQEGGWRQGVYVWDSRRLLDPQTRAEALQALHAAGMRRVHLGLSAAQVAEPMRLRGQLSDTLRDARARGLEVTLLLGEPQWLLPGPRQDLIELLKTLASLPFDALHLDLEVEQLGWPVPPARLRDWMDTLEAVMQVSPWPLELSSHHRWFAQPAAGEYCVPCRLQQRGVSQVSLMIYTRNPDRSAQLAEGIARRWPGLRFRLAQSVEPQLSAQESWKDASRLQLEKQVASWRHRLQAVSVSGIDWQDWSYFPH
- a CDS encoding HlyD family secretion protein; this encodes MKIKFSSAKEQQPAQEQGLHVLYAPGKRMAFRLRWYLILLAVVSPLLWLVVRWAFALWLIEAPAQLHLPSGELRARDGAQVSQLLVQPGQRVKAGEVLVRLDNPEWRARRFLLAAAVDAPDMIEREALERERALLEVLLSRAQARVDQMQRLFDNGAATRGELLSAADQRDARLRDIYQLAQRTRPAVSVDQRQRELELAWLDNRLQALELRAEEDGKVGEILVAPGENVGPGTPLLRLERDGEAQVWVYLHPRHAADAVVGKSLTLVFPDGSKRPAQVMQTVDDAASVPLELRPPFSAPTRSLRVIARVDDLPERWRIDRLGLKARFPHDWLPFAD
- a CDS encoding hydrolase, which translates into the protein MSETFQPAWWLPGPHLQTLWNPFFRRAPHLERMRERLWLSDGDFIDLDWHGPHVASAPLVLVLHGLTGSSNSLYVIGLQQQLAARGCASVAINWRGCSGEPNLLPRAYHSGASDDLAEVIAHLQACRPMAPLYAVGYSLGGNVLLKYLGETAASCPLRKAVAVSVPFRLDQCADRIGLGFSRIYQAHFMKAMVAYVKDKQQRFQREGLLDHLGALQSLGPLHGMRTFWDFDGRFTAPLHGYSDAQDYYRRASSRYYLPAITTPTLLIQAADDPFVFRHSVPESTELSATTTLELHARGGHVGFVEGSPRRPRYYLERRIPQWLLQA
- a CDS encoding ribonucleotide reductase subunit alpha, producing MTLTPFDQLLAAARQEREPQRLLFVFVSAELPDDATEAERQRFEENAGGSLKPVLCVDKLPEELSDFAALRDESARTGVAWDLLFAAALPGQGGITPNADDAEQPLKMMVSAIETGNIGRFLAFDCNGQTVDFY
- the rsmD gene encoding 16S rRNA (guanine(966)-N(2))-methyltransferase RsmD — protein: MANPPIRPNAHGGQGQLRIIGGEWRSRRFSFPDAEGLRPTPDRVRETLFNWIAPYLSGARVLDPFTGSGAIYLEALSRGASMALALDVNANAIASLRKHLDTLNCGHGQLLQSDALRYLDTQSPTPFDLVFLDPPFSKNLLQPACELLETRGWLAEHAWIYTESEALPSSLGLPGNWRLHREKKAGKVHYALWERSTPPDAAAS
- a CDS encoding M16 family metallopeptidase, encoding MIDFRALRNGLLGVLLVAGLGLTGCDEGSKALPQPGEPVKQDVAREATQPAVPTVATAAPEKPRLESLSELGDQPLARRKLDIQSWQTAEGAKVLFVEARELPMFDLRLTFSAGSSQDGDVPGLALLTNAMLNEGVEGKDVSAIARGFEGLGADFGNGSYRDMAVVSLRSLSDQDKREPALALFNQVIGQPTFPADSLQRIKNQLLAGFEFQKQNPGKLASLELFAQLYGDHPYAHPSEGTAESVAAISVEQLREFHARGYAAGNTVIALVGDLSREEAEALAGEVSAALPQGTALPATPTPKAPAAGKHHIDFPSNQSHLMLAQLGIPRGHPDYAALYLGNQILGGGGFGTRLMEEVREKRGLTYGIYSGFSPMRAEGPFMISMQTRAELTDGALELVQQLVRDYLAEGPSEAELQRSKREIAGSFPLSTASNAAIVGQLGSIGFYGLPLTYLEDFMTEVQSLTVEQVKTAMNKHLQEDAFVIVTAGPSVEQQPLPPPTEKPVEQPSGVPEH
- a CDS encoding M16 family metallopeptidase, with amino-acid sequence MPLMLRRAAALLLGAFYLPLLAAADNQPTHEFFLDNGLKVIVREDHRAPVVVSQLWYKVGSSYETAGQTGLSHALEHMMFKGSRKLDAGEASRILRELGAEENAFTSDDYTAYYQVLARDRLPVAFELEADRLASLKLPPDEFAREIEVIKEERRLRTDDKPSSLAYERFKTIAYPASGYRNPTIGWMADLNRMQAGELRAWYEQWYAPNNATLVVVGDVSADEVRGLAERFFGDIEKREVPSAKRPLELAEPGERRLKLHVKTQLPTLLMAFNTPSLATEENARQVHALRLISALLDGGYSARLPERLERGEELVTSASAWYDAYARGDSLFVLSAAPNMQKGRTLEEVEAGLWQQLDALKQAPPSAEELERVRAQVIAGLVYERDSITQQATTIGKLETVGLSWRLMDEELSALEAVTPEDIQQAARNYFTRSRLSVAHVLPEEARDD